A portion of the Carya illinoinensis cultivar Pawnee chromosome 11, C.illinoinensisPawnee_v1, whole genome shotgun sequence genome contains these proteins:
- the LOC122282442 gene encoding late embryogenesis abundant protein At1g64065-like, whose translation MLESEKFKSRQNRKCFAYIIAGVVFQTIIILVFALTVMRIKTPSVRLGSVTVDNLNYSASGSPFFSMTLNAEIAVKNKNFGHFKFDHSTANVSYNGNAVVGYGDIIKGRAKARKTKKMRVTIDVTSINTGASDTAKLSNELNSGNVTLTSLARLRGKVTLMKVMKKKKTAEMNCTMTVDLKGRAVHILDCE comes from the coding sequence ATGTTGGAGTCTGAGAAATTCAAGAGCAGGCAGAATAGGAAATGCTTTGCATATATCATAGCTGGGGTTGTTTTCCAGACCATAATCATTCTGGTTTTTGCATTGACAGTGATGCGCAtcaaaactccaagtgttaggCTGGGATCCGTGACGGTGGATAATCTCAACTATAGTGCATCGGGCTCCCCCTTCTTCAGCATGACTTTGAACGCCGAAATCGCAGTGAAGAACAAGAATTTCGGGCACTTCAAGTTTGATCATAGCACTGCTAACGTAAGTTATAATGGGAATGCTGTTGTGGGTTATGGAGATATTATCAAGGGACGTGCAAAAGCTAGGAAAACGAAGAAGATGAGAGTTACGATTGATGTTACCTCAATTAATACTGGTGCCTCAGATACTGCTAAGCTGAGTAATGAGCTGAATTCTGGGAATGTGACGCTGACAAGCCTTGCGAGGTTGAGAGGGAAGGTGACGCTGATGAaggtgatgaagaagaagaagacggcAGAGATGAACTGCACAATGACTGTTGACTTGAAAGGCAGGGCTGTTCATATTTTAGATTGCGAATAA
- the LOC122281803 gene encoding late embryogenesis abundant protein At1g64065-like yields the protein MKGEGKRNTKCLVYVAAFIVFQTIIILAFALTVMRVKSPKVRFGAVVVENTSSSTNSSSFDMRLFAQVAIKNTNFGHFKYDSSNVTILYGDTQVGSAVIPKGRAKARKTQRFNVTIDVTSASLSGNANLANDIGSGVLRLSSQAKLSGKVHLMKVIKKKKSGQMSCTIAVELAQRAIQELTCK from the coding sequence ATGAAGGGAGAGGGGAAACGAAACACTAAATGCTTAGTATACGTTGCTGCTTTCATAGTGTTTCAGACCATTATCATCTTGGCCTTCGCCCTAACTGTGATGCGCGTAAAGAGTCCTAAAGTCAGGTTCGGTGCTGTGGTGGTAGAAAATACTTCCAGCAGCACCAACTCATCTTCTTTCGACATGAGATTGTTTGCGCAGGTGGCCATCAAGAACACAAACTTCGGACACTTCAAGTACGATAGCAGCAACGTCACCATCTTATACGGGGACACGCAGGTGGGGTCGGCTGTCATTCCCAAGGGGCGTGCCAAGGCAAGGAAGACTCAGAGATTCAACGTCACCATCGACGTTACCTCAGCCAGCCTCTCGGGGAATGCAAACCTTGCGAATGACATTGGGTCTGGAGTTCTGAGGCTGAGCAGCCAGGCCAAGCTGAGCGGAAAGGTGCACCTGATGAAGGTTATCAAGAAGAAGAAGTCTGGTCAAATGAGCTGCACCATTGCAGTCGAATTGGCACAGCGTGCAATCCAGGAGTTGACGTGCAAGTGA